The Desulfurobacterium atlanticum genome includes the window CATTAAAAATATAAAATTACCCGTAGAATTGAATTATAGAGGTGAGTGGAATGAGAAAAAATTAGAAAATATTGTATCTGATTGTTCTAATATAGAAGAACTCATTGAAGAGTTATCATCTTTTATTTCTCAAGGAATTATTAAACCCAAAATTATCCTTTCAAAATCATCCCGCGGTGCTTTAAATCTTGGACAAATTCTTTCCGAAGAAAAAAAATGGGAACCTGATGTAGAAAGATTAAAACAGAAATGGAGTGGTAAAAACGAAGGTTATGAAAAGTGCATCGTTTGTAACTTAAGGCCTGTTCCGTTAACAGATGAAGAATATGAAAACTTAATAAAAAGTAAAGATTGGCATGACCTTTCAGAAGAAGAAAAGAACAGTATAAAAGCCTATGAGAGAAAAGAATGCCTTGATTGTCTTAAACTGTCATTAAACAGAGTTGAAGAATGGTATAGAAACGCAAATTGGAAAAGAGGAAATCCTGAAAAACCATCCTTTGACACTTCAATCTGGATTGATGAAGTCGCAGATGAAAACCATAGAATCGCTCTTCTTTATCTAAAATTTGACCTTGAAAAATGGCTTAACGGAGAAATGCTTAATACATTTTTAAGCAATCCTTTGCTTGAAGAGGAGTTTAAAAAACAGTTGGAAAATGAACTATACAATGTGTCAGATTATAATCGCCTTATAGAACTTCTTGAAGAGGCATTTAATAAAAATGACTTTAACCAGAAATTCTCCATAACTAAACAAGATGGCAGCAACTTGACTGTTAAAGACCTCTTTCAGGTATTAATTGGCAAAATTTACGCTACTTCTCCTACTGAATTGTTTCAATCAATTGTTGAAAACAGAGAACCTGATTGGCAGGATAGATACACCTGCCCCTCATGCGCTACAAAAGGAGATAATAAACATAAAGCAGCTGTTTTCCTTTTGCATACAACCCGCAAACATCCTTCATTTGCCCGTTTAAGGAGAATCTGGGAAACAACTAAAAATTTTGGAATTGATATATTTGAAGAAGTAAAAAGAAAACTCAATTCTAAGAAAAGATATGTGTTTGAATTTACAGACTCCCCAAATCTCAAAACCACCCACACATACTATTTCAAAGATGATAAAGATAATAAAGGAGAAATTGTAGTTTTAGAAAACAATAAAGCAGCTGTAATCTCGGCAGCTAAGGAATTTACTCCAAAAAGTGGACAAATCCTTTACATTTTTACTGATAAATTTTTTAAAAATCAAATTGGTAGTTTAAATATCAATAATGTGGAAAATCCAAAACCATATACGCCAATTATTCCCTACCAGTTTGAACCTTCAAATACGATGTTCTTTGTTCCCCTTAAAGAGGTTTGGGAAATCATTAAGCACATTAAGAAGAAATACGAAATTGAATTCAACAAAGTTCAAAACAGACTTCCTATAAAGGTTGGTTTTGTTGCTTTTCACAAAAGAATGCCGATGTATGCCGTGCTTGATACTGCAAAAAGATTGATGGAAACGAATAATTCCCCTGAAATGCTTAAAGTGTGTGAAATTTCTGAATTAGAAACTGAGGAAAATTGTAGATTATTTGAAGGTAAGCTTAGGAATAAAGTTAAAAAAATTAAATTTGATAATGAAGAGATTTATTATTTTTCTTATGCTACCGGTGATCCCAACAAAGAAGACCTTTTCCATCCCTATTTCATAGTGGAGAACAACAACGGATGGAAAGTGCCTATAAGTGAAAGTGAAAATGAAAAATGGAAAATTATCAAGCATGTTAAAAACTTGCAGACAGGCAATAAAGTCTGGTTTTATCCTTCCTATTTTGATTTCGTCTATCTTGATACAAATACAAGAAGGCTTGATGTGGGGAAAGAAAGAAAACACTGGTTATTTAAAGAAAATTCACCGAAACCTTATAGATTAAATCAGATAGATGAATTTGAAAACTTGAGAGAATTGCTGCTTAATAAATTAAAATTGACTTCATCTCAACTTCTTAATGCTTACGGAATGCTTATCGGAAAACTTCAAAATTGGGAGATAGATAAAACTGACAACTTTCCAATTACAGATAAGCCTTTTGAAGAGTTTGTTGAAAATGTGATTTTAAGCATTCCATTTAGATTAAAGCTAAAAGAAGAAACAAAGAA containing:
- a CDS encoding CRISPR-associated protein Csx11, with the translated sequence MALKDLIDKRKDVLFAEIGALIHDLGKLSKEFVEYYVESTDPKTWKEDLHSKTIFPSHLTCIDELLERIFCQYNKGNYDIVERELLNVIKTKLEKALNLRFDTNDSFLKEVEKRLKIQKKGKVKSFAELKSALTHKGKKYSDQGKGEKLDELLDQVFKPLIYMENLKKGVKEVGNFFENDFSIINTALCNILNNENIAISNFIAEHHFKTCISNTISLILAEKDGADGIDSAIDKMVTNHKIAKQSKNYTYISTAFGYENQKIDLTLPDTDDKSLTRIRNDYADKLANILENLKDIENDPDKIQNWINKREELLRETRKAFLNALGETRRPANDVTLWDHSFSVASLYKAALAQVIIDGWKAPKDIKWKLLGIRFDGNDFYNAVPKIGDLLGRKALVQKILDNIKILLEVIIPIGNEIYRDENGSVFLVPENCENEEILEIDNDVWNSIKNIKLPVELNYRGEWNEKKLENIVSDCSNIEELIEELSSFISQGIIKPKIILSKSSRGALNLGQILSEEKKWEPDVERLKQKWSGKNEGYEKCIVCNLRPVPLTDEEYENLIKSKDWHDLSEEEKNSIKAYERKECLDCLKLSLNRVEEWYRNANWKRGNPEKPSFDTSIWIDEVADENHRIALLYLKFDLEKWLNGEMLNTFLSNPLLEEEFKKQLENELYNVSDYNRLIELLEEAFNKNDFNQKFSITKQDGSNLTVKDLFQVLIGKIYATSPTELFQSIVENREPDWQDRYTCPSCATKGDNKHKAAVFLLHTTRKHPSFARLRRIWETTKNFGIDIFEEVKRKLNSKKRYVFEFTDSPNLKTTHTYYFKDDKDNKGEIVVLENNKAAVISAAKEFTPKSGQILYIFTDKFFKNQIGSLNINNVENPKPYTPIIPYQFEPSNTMFFVPLKEVWEIIKHIKKKYEIEFNKVQNRLPIKVGFVAFHKRMPMYAVLDTAKRLMETNNSPEMLKVCEISELETEENCRLFEGKLRNKVKKIKFDNEEIYYFSYATGDPNKEDLFHPYFIVENNNGWKVPISESENEKWKIIKHVKNLQTGNKVWFYPSYFDFVYLDTNTRRLDVGKERKHWLFKENSPKPYRLNQIDEFENLRELLLNKLKLTSSQLLNAYGMLIGKLQNWEIDKTDNFPITDKPFEEFVENVILSIPFRLKLKEETKKGQISRKDFEFLKKAMLNGVFFDFIDMWHTVLKRKFYEEEQNV